The Saccharopolyspora gloriosae genome has a segment encoding these proteins:
- a CDS encoding TIGR02678 family protein: protein MTATKAFDELSSIDASNVVRCARALLRRPLLREGAADGDLLPMIYRQRAALHEVFSSLLGYRLVVERRFARLYKSGPGADATRGEPGLTPRGYAYLALTLATLTGIGRQVLLSRLVIDVRAAAVEAGVAVVDDPADRRALTAALRHLVALGVISETEGTVTATDSTAEALITIDTDLLGQLPAGPIGTSAGPEELVAAAAQAGPRSVEHVVRRRLVEDPVVLYADLPAEQREWLLKNFGVESRLLERFFGLVTEVRSEGVVVSDPEDYLTDTLFPGTGTVARIALLALPRLLECAEPREPDGRHPVTWDDLTEVCGELIESYPAAWSRQATEEPAELVRSVADLLRRLGVLRGEAADGTATTGEDHGELTWWLSPAAHRWLPEPDATPAPGREPEPAPAPAPPGLSLFDDLEEDGSR from the coding sequence ATGACGGCGACCAAGGCCTTCGACGAGCTGTCCTCGATCGACGCCTCGAACGTGGTGCGGTGCGCGCGGGCGCTGCTGCGCCGCCCGCTGCTGCGGGAGGGCGCCGCGGACGGGGATCTGCTGCCGATGATCTACCGGCAGCGGGCGGCGCTGCACGAGGTGTTCTCCTCGCTGCTCGGGTACCGGCTGGTGGTGGAGCGCCGGTTCGCGCGGCTGTACAAGTCGGGGCCGGGTGCGGACGCCACGCGCGGCGAGCCGGGTTTGACGCCGCGCGGCTACGCGTACTTGGCGTTGACGCTGGCCACGCTGACCGGCATCGGCAGGCAGGTGCTGCTGTCCCGCCTGGTGATCGACGTGCGCGCCGCCGCCGTGGAGGCGGGCGTGGCGGTGGTGGACGATCCGGCGGATCGGCGGGCGCTGACCGCCGCGCTGCGGCATCTGGTGGCGCTCGGGGTGATCAGCGAGACCGAGGGCACCGTGACCGCGACGGATTCCACGGCGGAGGCGCTGATCACCATCGACACCGATCTGCTCGGCCAGCTGCCGGCCGGCCCGATCGGCACCTCGGCCGGACCCGAAGAGCTGGTGGCGGCGGCGGCGCAGGCCGGTCCGCGCAGCGTGGAGCACGTGGTGCGGCGGCGGCTGGTGGAGGACCCGGTGGTGCTCTACGCGGACTTGCCCGCCGAGCAGCGGGAGTGGCTGCTGAAGAACTTCGGCGTGGAATCCCGGCTGCTGGAGCGGTTCTTCGGCCTGGTCACCGAGGTTCGTTCCGAAGGCGTCGTGGTGAGCGACCCGGAGGACTACCTGACCGACACCCTGTTCCCCGGCACCGGCACGGTGGCGCGCATCGCGCTGCTGGCGCTGCCGCGATTGCTGGAGTGCGCCGAACCCCGTGAGCCCGACGGCAGGCACCCGGTGACCTGGGACGATCTCACCGAAGTGTGCGGTGAGCTGATCGAGTCGTATCCGGCGGCGTGGTCGCGGCAGGCCACCGAGGAGCCCGCGGAGCTGGTGCGGTCCGTCGCGGACCTGCTGCGGCGGCTCGGTGTGCTGCGCGGCGAGGCCGCCGACGGCACCGCCACCACCGGGGAGGATCATGGCGAGCTCACCTGGTGGTTGAGCCCGGCGGCGCACCGGTGGCTGCCGGAACCGGACGCCACGCCCGCCCCCGGGCGGGAACCGGAGCCCGCACCGGCGCCGGCGCCGCCGGGCCTGTCCCTGTTCGACGATCTGGAAGAGGACGGTTCACGGTGA
- a CDS encoding DUF2397 domain-containing protein — translation MDDVRADQQRLRLFAYLSAREHRTYLAIMRLFTSTLLADLSIGEVTAALAAAEREGRIDPGESELDTVVERLKQLRLWGNLVLGRRETIAASIAEFQHGSVRYQVSKLAVRVQRDVDALLRVPEGAREVSRELLPAIERGLGEIGSALSSAVAAERAEPGSKRARRTRERLAEHVTTVFLQHAELAATVRDFYAYLGEVVTRHHLAPDEISGFRNLLVEYIQMVVEDVLRHTETIAGSLAGLAGVRGELIRLLGPADQLGTEVERARGRTAADWQELTDWFVDAPGRPSQVAALREATARAIGSLLASVKRATSGGGLLPGRRGELLKLARWFDEAEQPEAHRIYAAAFGLYSARHLLPAPDYDSDNHDVPWRDGPVQDVTVSVRSRGDRGARGRTSRVLDDPMTEESLLAEAREEDARRGAAVAELASAGAALADTRLSGEALGVLCELMTLAMAQRDSSEDPGSALDPVHRLRVTIRPEPGTHTKISSAAGTLTLTDAVLDVHGDGAIPAEATR, via the coding sequence CTGGATGACGTTCGGGCGGACCAGCAGCGGTTGCGGCTGTTCGCCTACTTGAGCGCGCGCGAGCACCGCACCTACCTGGCGATCATGCGGTTGTTCACCTCGACGCTGCTCGCGGACCTGTCGATCGGCGAGGTGACCGCGGCGCTGGCGGCCGCCGAGCGGGAAGGCCGCATCGACCCCGGCGAGTCCGAGCTGGACACCGTGGTGGAGCGGCTGAAGCAGCTGCGGCTGTGGGGAAACCTGGTGCTGGGCAGGCGGGAGACGATCGCCGCCAGCATCGCCGAGTTCCAGCACGGCAGCGTGCGCTACCAGGTCAGCAAGCTCGCCGTCCGGGTGCAGCGCGATGTGGACGCGCTGCTGCGGGTGCCGGAAGGTGCCCGCGAGGTGTCCCGCGAACTGCTGCCCGCGATCGAACGCGGCCTCGGCGAGATCGGCTCGGCGTTGTCGTCCGCGGTCGCCGCGGAACGCGCCGAGCCGGGTTCGAAACGGGCCAGGCGGACCCGCGAGCGGCTGGCGGAGCACGTCACGACGGTGTTCCTGCAGCACGCCGAACTCGCCGCGACGGTGCGGGACTTCTACGCCTACCTGGGCGAGGTCGTCACCCGGCACCATTTGGCACCGGACGAGATCTCCGGGTTCCGGAACCTGCTGGTCGAGTACATCCAGATGGTCGTGGAGGACGTGCTGCGGCACACCGAGACGATCGCGGGCTCGCTGGCGGGCCTGGCCGGGGTGCGCGGTGAGCTGATCCGGCTGCTGGGTCCGGCGGATCAGCTGGGCACCGAGGTGGAGCGGGCGCGCGGGCGGACCGCGGCGGACTGGCAGGAGCTCACGGACTGGTTCGTGGACGCGCCGGGACGCCCCAGCCAGGTGGCGGCGCTGCGGGAGGCCACGGCGCGGGCGATCGGTTCGCTGCTGGCGAGCGTGAAGCGCGCGACCTCGGGCGGCGGCCTGCTGCCGGGTCGCCGGGGTGAGCTGCTGAAGCTGGCGCGCTGGTTCGACGAGGCCGAGCAGCCGGAGGCACACCGGATCTACGCGGCCGCGTTCGGGCTGTACTCGGCGCGGCACCTGCTGCCCGCGCCGGACTACGACAGCGACAACCACGACGTGCCGTGGCGCGACGGGCCGGTGCAGGACGTGACGGTGAGCGTGCGCAGCCGCGGTGATCGCGGGGCGCGCGGGCGCACCTCCCGGGTGCTGGACGACCCGATGACCGAGGAGTCCCTGCTGGCCGAGGCCCGCGAGGAGGACGCGCGGCGCGGCGCGGCCGTGGCGGAACTCGCCTCGGCGGGTGCGGCGCTGGCCGACACCCGGCTGTCCGGGGAGGCGCTGGGCGTGCTGTGCGAGCTGATGACGCTGGCGATGGCGCAGCGCGACAGCTCCGAGGATCCGGGTTCCGCGCTGGACCCGGTGCACCGGTTGCGGGTGACGATCCGTCCGGAGCCGGGCACCCACACGAAGATCAGCAGCGCCGCGGGCACGCTCACGCTGACCGATGCGGTGCTGGACGTGCACGGCGACGGCGCGATTCCCGCGGAGGCGACCCGATGA
- a CDS encoding DegT/DnrJ/EryC1/StrS aminotransferase family protein, with protein sequence MSSPLAIHGGPPVVRSAGPQIPWPPVDINTAVAVTAQLYSAVSLPGRTGIVAELESRLAEFFGVRRAVVTSSGTAALHSAYSALGLTDGDEVIVPAYTAHPTATPLFHRRAKPVLVDCDELGNIDPLQVEAAITPFTKAIVVTHLWGVPARVEALADIAERHGIRLVEDGSHAHGAAVGGRRVGTFGHIAAFSMGGSKPLSAGEGGFVLTDDDDLYYRVLLHSQDGGRCRSEIPIDHPLRRYVVTGTGLAHRIHPLAVALALGQLNELDRRLGGRRQLAAHMIAELRGLPGISVPEVPARSAPAWYALALLHRPEDLGGLPVDALVAALRAEGCLEVDHPRAPRPLNEHPLFDAPNRLFPNLPEGWPRYRAGQYPRSERRHRNTLTVTVPHDDPDLAEGYVRAFRKVITHHRTLIGPDP encoded by the coding sequence GTGAGCAGCCCCTTGGCGATTCACGGCGGCCCGCCCGTGGTGCGGTCCGCCGGCCCGCAGATCCCTTGGCCGCCGGTCGACATCAACACCGCTGTCGCGGTCACCGCCCAGCTCTACAGCGCCGTGTCCTTGCCGGGCCGCACCGGCATCGTCGCCGAGTTGGAGAGCCGGCTCGCGGAGTTCTTCGGCGTCCGCCGCGCGGTGGTCACGTCCTCGGGAACCGCGGCGCTGCACTCGGCGTACTCGGCGCTGGGACTCACCGACGGGGACGAGGTGATCGTGCCCGCCTACACGGCGCATCCGACGGCGACGCCGCTGTTCCACCGGCGGGCGAAACCGGTGCTGGTGGATTGCGACGAGCTCGGCAACATCGACCCGCTCCAGGTGGAGGCGGCGATCACGCCGTTCACCAAGGCCATCGTCGTCACGCACCTGTGGGGCGTCCCCGCTCGGGTGGAGGCGCTCGCGGACATCGCCGAGCGGCACGGGATTCGCCTGGTGGAGGACGGCTCGCACGCGCACGGCGCCGCGGTGGGCGGCCGCCGAGTCGGCACCTTCGGGCACATCGCCGCGTTCAGCATGGGCGGCTCGAAGCCGTTGTCGGCGGGGGAGGGTGGTTTTGTGCTCACCGATGACGACGATCTGTACTACCGGGTGCTGCTGCACAGCCAGGACGGCGGACGGTGCCGCAGCGAGATCCCGATCGACCACCCGCTGCGCCGGTACGTGGTCACCGGAACCGGGTTGGCGCACCGAATTCATCCGCTCGCGGTGGCGCTGGCGCTCGGACAGCTCAACGAGCTCGATCGGCGGCTGGGCGGGCGGCGGCAACTCGCCGCGCACATGATCGCGGAGCTGCGCGGGCTGCCCGGGATCAGCGTGCCGGAGGTGCCCGCGCGTTCGGCGCCCGCCTGGTACGCGCTCGCGTTGCTGCACCGGCCGGAGGACTTGGGCGGTTTGCCGGTGGACGCGCTGGTCGCGGCGCTGCGCGCGGAGGGCTGCCTCGAGGTCGATCACCCGCGGGCGCCGCGCCCGCTCAACGAACACCCGTTGTTCGACGCGCCGAACCGCCTGTTCCCGAACCTCCCCGAGGGGTGGCCGCGCTACCGCGCCGGTCAGTACCCGCGCTCGGAGCGCAGGCACCGCAACACCCTCACCGTCACCGTCCCGCACGACGATCCGGATCTCGCGGAGGGCTATGTGCGCGCGTTCCGCAAGGTGATCACGCACCACCGCACCCTCATCGGCCCTGACCCGTGA
- a CDS encoding TIGR02679 family protein translates to MADVSEQVRADVRTAWGGEPLRGFWERAREALESPKRPDRFSAELPDERTRAAVSEVYGRELYLGHSRIMLAKLDRVLRSDPRFELDLAQVLEILHGRPVASPDADAPEPESSDPALAALSAHGLDRARWARPWARWLHQYGRVSETELAGFTARAAAVLAALALDPATTPVQWVSRSDLAAPDAPHELDDGGTLSRIVLRAAALAHDVEPPGGARERQALWERCGVAVNDVAGTVLSWALPLTGDDSWSRSITGRTELGLPTHLTHRDLVAAPERLVERGVVVAVCENPRVLEAAVRAGIRHPLVCLSGHPSTVALALLRRLHANGARLRYHGDFDWTGVTIARSLWSEHEVGLWRMSAADYREAVDLAARDRSDLPNLVGTPVETPWDPQLAELMSTASRAVEEETVLPALLADLRDAALS, encoded by the coding sequence ATGGCTGACGTGTCCGAACAGGTCCGCGCGGATGTCCGCACCGCGTGGGGCGGCGAGCCGCTGCGCGGCTTCTGGGAGCGGGCGCGCGAGGCGCTGGAGTCCCCGAAGCGGCCGGACCGGTTCAGCGCCGAACTCCCCGACGAGCGCACCCGCGCCGCCGTGAGCGAGGTGTACGGCCGCGAGCTGTACCTGGGACATTCCCGGATCATGCTGGCGAAACTGGACCGGGTGCTGCGCTCCGATCCGCGGTTCGAGCTGGATCTGGCGCAGGTGCTGGAAATCTTGCACGGCAGGCCCGTCGCCTCCCCCGATGCCGATGCGCCGGAACCGGAATCGTCCGATCCGGCGCTGGCCGCGTTGTCGGCGCACGGACTGGACCGAGCACGGTGGGCTCGGCCGTGGGCACGCTGGCTGCACCAGTACGGCCGGGTCTCCGAGACCGAACTCGCCGGGTTCACCGCGCGGGCCGCGGCGGTGCTCGCCGCGCTGGCCCTGGACCCGGCGACGACTCCGGTGCAGTGGGTGTCGCGTTCCGACCTCGCCGCACCGGACGCCCCGCACGAACTCGACGACGGCGGCACGCTGAGCCGGATCGTGCTGCGCGCGGCGGCGTTGGCGCACGACGTGGAACCGCCGGGCGGCGCGCGGGAACGGCAGGCGCTGTGGGAACGCTGCGGGGTGGCCGTGAACGACGTGGCCGGCACCGTGCTGAGCTGGGCGCTGCCGCTGACCGGCGACGACTCCTGGTCGCGGTCGATCACCGGGCGCACCGAGCTGGGACTGCCGACGCACCTCACGCACCGCGACCTGGTCGCCGCCCCGGAACGGCTCGTCGAGCGCGGCGTGGTGGTCGCGGTGTGCGAGAACCCGCGGGTCCTCGAAGCCGCGGTGCGAGCCGGAATCCGGCATCCGCTGGTGTGCCTGTCCGGGCATCCGTCGACGGTGGCGCTGGCGCTGCTGCGGCGACTGCACGCGAACGGCGCGCGCCTGCGCTACCACGGCGATTTCGACTGGACGGGCGTCACGATCGCCCGCTCGCTGTGGTCGGAGCACGAGGTGGGCCTGTGGCGGATGTCGGCGGCCGACTACCGGGAAGCCGTCGACCTCGCCGCGCGGGACCGCTCGGACCTGCCGAACCTGGTGGGCACCCCGGTGGAGACCCCGTGGGATCCGCAGCTCGCCGAGCTGATGTCCACGGCTTCCCGTGCGGTCGAAGAGGAAACGGTGCTGCCGGCCCTGCTGGCAGATCTCCGCGACGCCGCGCTGAGCTGA
- a CDS encoding cobalamin biosynthesis protein → MRAGRAVGLMLGVAADAALGDPRRGHPVAVFGRVAQTVERLLHRDSRGAGVLYTGLLVGGTVTVGVVVERAARRSPVLEAATTALTTWVVLGGASLADEGTAMGRLLDAGDLDGARGRLAHLCGRDAAHLDEQGLARATVESIAENTSDAVVAPLVWGAIAGVPGLVGYRAANTLDAMVGHRSPHYLRFGWASARLDDALNLAPARLAAMLTAACAPVVGGSAGGAWRTWRRDAAAHPSPNAGQIEAAFAGALEIRLGGRTVYGHTAEQRPIMGEGRTADAGDVTRGVELSRVIGSVSGVLAAAAVVALSTRGR, encoded by the coding sequence GTGAGAGCGGGACGAGCTGTCGGGCTGATGCTCGGAGTGGCGGCTGATGCTGCACTCGGTGATCCGCGGCGGGGGCATCCCGTCGCTGTCTTCGGGCGCGTCGCACAGACCGTCGAACGCCTGCTGCACCGCGACAGCAGGGGCGCAGGGGTGCTCTACACCGGGCTGCTCGTCGGCGGAACCGTCACGGTCGGCGTCGTTGTTGAACGCGCCGCCCGGCGCAGTCCCGTTCTGGAGGCGGCCACCACGGCGCTCACCACCTGGGTCGTGCTCGGCGGCGCGTCACTGGCCGACGAAGGAACCGCGATGGGCCGGTTGCTCGACGCGGGGGACCTGGACGGGGCTCGCGGCAGGCTCGCCCACCTGTGCGGCCGGGACGCCGCGCACCTCGACGAGCAAGGACTGGCGCGGGCCACCGTGGAGTCCATCGCGGAGAACACCTCCGACGCCGTCGTCGCGCCGCTGGTGTGGGGCGCGATCGCGGGAGTTCCGGGGCTGGTCGGTTACCGGGCGGCCAACACCCTCGACGCGATGGTCGGGCACCGCAGCCCGCACTACCTGCGATTCGGCTGGGCCTCGGCCCGGCTCGATGATGCGCTGAACCTGGCCCCGGCCCGGCTGGCGGCGATGCTCACCGCCGCGTGCGCCCCGGTCGTCGGCGGCTCCGCGGGCGGGGCGTGGCGGACGTGGCGGCGCGACGCCGCCGCCCACCCGAGTCCGAACGCCGGGCAGATCGAGGCCGCGTTCGCCGGGGCGCTCGAAATCCGCCTCGGCGGCCGGACCGTGTACGGCCACACCGCCGAGCAACGGCCGATCATGGGTGAGGGCCGCACCGCCGACGCGGGAGACGTGACGCGCGGAGTGGAACTGTCGCGGGTCATCGGCTCGGTCTCCGGCGTGCTCGCCGCCGCGGCGGTCGTGGCTCTGAGCACACGCGGCCGCTGA
- a CDS encoding TIGR02680 family protein, which translates to MSPDDANAAVQAANSEAPASPEQPGDATLSAGPVHRWRLHRGGIVNIWQYAENTFDLSGGRAIFQGTNGSGKSRTLELLLPLCLDGDLRQLGSKGFDTVSIRRLMLDEYPGGPNRIGYAWVELRRESPDGGEEFLTCGVGVKASKTSQAISDSWRFITGRRVGHNLHLVGPERVPLGPAQLRELLGADCVLDDQAFRAKIAAQVYGVPSARYGDLLHLQRTLRNPDVGLKVLEGQLEQILSDALPPLEPALIERLASSFDDLESIRENIVRLTGADKALGAFLSTYSGYALGALRERAESMRAAQDRLGALRKELAKLDKQVTGHREERDSAQRTVTELEQREGTLESSIESLRSHPAYAELQNLRDRERVVEGSRSAAVAALETAARHRAQEERSAESVLGTLRRLVGDAESAEQAAQRANRQLAAAGLDGDLVPRPPEVPKAEPISTPDRVRTVPEPDAEPVDVHRLSAPEVDTDELAQRFRAAADRAAQASTVAQRRGALTLTLHQQAVELDRQREQVTKLQQQSRQAQLISTEAVGRRNVAQQRLSEAAADWRQRAQRWGSEHPESVVDDPVPEVPEVDRLLADRSAAREALELARRWARPRLQDARQRISAVERELGEFRDRVRTGEQELSELRAGVERTPQRPAWAAAERPEATGRAFYRLVDFQPSLDDAERAGLEAALQASGLLNAWVSEKGTVAELADVLAVPGAAGSAGTLAELLVPAPEPDGPVPAEHIASLLTSVSIVDGPGLVVCTDGRWQAGVLSGAWQKESAEYVGAGAREASRARRIAELEEELSALREQIGEVERRHRDATEHGESLERHLESFPDDSGLVTAHAQVATATDAAEDADRHAKQARGELDQTDQRWQATRSELVRAAGEADLPPETQALEHANRAATEARSAIDALHEVVESRCLATLADLRDIALHHDAAVADRMEAESQAEQRCVEHTEQATGLAELSDAVGGAAQEISGKVGELERERTQLRKDLPAARERISTAREQVVRLETQWETKHSQLAGRESDAETAASAFTEALRVPGVWAAAEVVPAEDGAEPDPRNVEPPADPAEAAELLAAVADRKTAGETAVLNRFQALQQSLSGGYDIAAGDQQGLLTVTVTGEEGPQPVADAARRVAERLAEQRGFLNERYRSIFADYLIRDLAERLRGQVTVAENLCKRMNEVLDGARSSQGVHVQLEWEPSPSLGDDIKQAIDLVRTPFADRSDDQDSLLRKVFTDLIEAERDSASGGYAEILSRALDYRSWFAFTVRVRDVGPEGKPRVRRLRQLSSGETRLISYVTLFAAAAAFYDAVSVSSGGRGPLRLVLLDEAFERLDDPTIARMLGLLVDLDMDWLITWPSGWGVSPKIPKMHIYDVLRPRSGHGIACTHTTWDGRGMERSDG; encoded by the coding sequence GTGAGCCCCGACGACGCGAACGCAGCGGTGCAGGCCGCGAACTCGGAGGCCCCGGCGAGCCCGGAGCAGCCGGGCGACGCGACGCTCTCCGCGGGACCGGTGCACCGCTGGCGGCTGCACCGCGGCGGGATCGTGAACATCTGGCAGTACGCGGAGAACACGTTCGACCTCTCCGGTGGGCGCGCGATCTTCCAGGGCACCAACGGTTCCGGCAAGTCCCGGACGCTGGAGCTGCTGCTGCCGCTGTGCTTGGACGGCGATCTGCGCCAGCTGGGGTCGAAGGGTTTCGACACGGTCAGCATCCGGCGCCTGATGCTCGACGAGTACCCGGGCGGCCCGAACCGCATCGGCTACGCCTGGGTGGAGCTGCGCCGCGAATCCCCTGACGGCGGCGAGGAATTCCTGACCTGCGGGGTCGGCGTGAAGGCGTCGAAGACCTCGCAGGCGATCAGCGACTCGTGGCGGTTCATCACGGGCCGCCGGGTGGGACACAACCTGCACCTGGTGGGTCCGGAGCGGGTGCCGCTGGGTCCGGCTCAGCTGCGGGAGCTGCTGGGCGCGGACTGCGTGCTCGACGATCAGGCGTTCCGCGCGAAGATCGCCGCGCAGGTCTACGGCGTGCCCTCGGCCCGCTACGGGGACCTGCTGCACCTGCAGCGGACGCTGCGCAACCCGGACGTCGGGTTGAAGGTGCTGGAGGGGCAGCTGGAGCAGATCCTCTCGGACGCGCTGCCGCCGCTGGAGCCCGCGCTGATCGAGCGGCTGGCCAGCTCGTTCGACGACCTGGAGTCGATCCGGGAGAACATCGTCCGGCTGACCGGCGCGGACAAGGCGCTGGGCGCGTTCCTGTCGACCTATTCGGGGTACGCGCTGGGGGCGTTGCGGGAGCGCGCGGAGTCGATGCGCGCGGCGCAGGACCGGCTCGGGGCGTTGCGCAAGGAACTGGCGAAGCTCGACAAGCAGGTCACCGGGCACCGCGAGGAGCGCGATTCGGCACAGCGCACCGTCACCGAGCTGGAGCAGCGCGAGGGCACGCTGGAGTCGAGCATCGAGTCGCTGCGCTCGCACCCGGCGTACGCGGAGTTGCAGAACCTGCGCGACCGGGAGCGGGTCGTGGAGGGTTCGCGTTCGGCGGCGGTCGCGGCGCTGGAGACCGCGGCGCGGCATCGGGCGCAGGAGGAGCGTTCGGCGGAGTCGGTGCTGGGCACGTTGCGCAGGCTGGTGGGCGACGCGGAGTCCGCGGAGCAGGCGGCGCAGCGGGCGAACCGGCAGTTGGCCGCGGCGGGCCTGGACGGGGATCTGGTGCCGCGTCCGCCGGAGGTGCCGAAGGCGGAGCCGATCAGCACTCCGGACCGGGTGCGGACCGTCCCGGAGCCCGATGCCGAGCCGGTGGACGTGCACCGGCTCAGCGCCCCCGAGGTGGACACCGACGAGTTGGCGCAGCGGTTCCGCGCGGCGGCGGATCGGGCCGCGCAGGCGAGCACGGTGGCGCAGCGCCGTGGCGCGTTGACGTTGACGCTGCACCAGCAGGCCGTGGAACTGGACCGGCAGCGGGAGCAGGTCACGAAGCTCCAGCAGCAGTCCCGCCAGGCGCAGCTGATCTCCACGGAGGCCGTGGGGCGGCGCAACGTGGCGCAGCAGCGCCTCTCGGAGGCGGCCGCCGACTGGCGGCAGCGGGCGCAGCGCTGGGGCTCGGAGCATCCGGAGTCCGTTGTGGACGATCCGGTGCCGGAGGTGCCCGAGGTGGATCGGCTGCTGGCCGACCGTTCGGCGGCCCGCGAGGCGCTGGAGCTGGCGCGTCGCTGGGCGCGGCCGCGTTTGCAGGACGCCCGGCAGCGGATTTCGGCGGTGGAGCGGGAACTCGGCGAGTTCCGCGACCGCGTCCGCACCGGTGAGCAGGAGCTGTCGGAGCTGCGCGCCGGTGTGGAGCGCACGCCGCAGCGCCCGGCGTGGGCGGCGGCCGAGCGGCCCGAGGCGACGGGGCGCGCGTTCTACCGGCTGGTGGACTTCCAGCCGTCGCTCGACGACGCGGAACGGGCCGGGCTGGAGGCCGCGTTGCAGGCCAGCGGGCTGCTCAACGCGTGGGTTTCGGAGAAGGGCACCGTCGCCGAGCTGGCGGACGTGCTGGCCGTTCCGGGCGCGGCGGGTTCGGCGGGGACGCTGGCGGAACTGCTGGTGCCCGCTCCGGAACCGGACGGCCCCGTTCCCGCCGAGCACATCGCTTCCCTGCTCACCTCGGTGTCCATCGTGGACGGTCCGGGGCTGGTGGTGTGCACCGACGGCCGGTGGCAGGCCGGGGTGCTGTCCGGCGCGTGGCAGAAGGAGTCCGCCGAGTACGTCGGCGCGGGCGCCCGCGAGGCGTCCCGCGCGCGGCGCATCGCGGAGCTGGAGGAAGAGCTCTCCGCGCTGCGCGAGCAGATCGGCGAGGTGGAACGGCGGCACCGGGACGCCACCGAGCACGGCGAATCCCTGGAACGGCACCTGGAATCGTTCCCCGACGACTCCGGCCTCGTCACCGCGCACGCCCAGGTCGCCACCGCCACCGACGCCGCCGAGGACGCCGACCGGCACGCCAAGCAGGCCCGCGGCGAACTCGACCAGACCGATCAGCGCTGGCAGGCGACCCGTTCCGAACTGGTGCGCGCCGCCGGAGAAGCGGACCTGCCGCCGGAGACCCAGGCGCTGGAGCACGCGAACCGGGCCGCGACCGAGGCCCGGTCGGCGATCGACGCGCTGCACGAGGTGGTGGAGTCCCGCTGCCTGGCCACGCTGGCCGACCTGCGCGACATCGCGCTGCACCACGACGCCGCGGTGGCCGACCGGATGGAGGCCGAGTCGCAGGCCGAGCAGCGCTGCGTCGAGCACACCGAACAGGCCACCGGGCTCGCCGAGCTCAGCGACGCCGTGGGCGGGGCGGCGCAGGAGATCTCCGGCAAGGTCGGCGAGCTGGAACGCGAACGCACCCAGCTGCGCAAGGACCTCCCCGCCGCGCGGGAACGGATCAGCACCGCCCGGGAACAGGTGGTGCGGCTGGAAACCCAGTGGGAGACGAAGCATTCGCAGCTCGCCGGGCGGGAATCCGACGCCGAGACCGCGGCTTCCGCGTTCACCGAAGCGCTGCGGGTGCCCGGTGTGTGGGCGGCCGCCGAAGTGGTCCCGGCCGAGGACGGCGCCGAGCCCGATCCGCGCAACGTGGAGCCGCCCGCCGACCCGGCGGAGGCCGCCGAGTTGCTGGCCGCCGTCGCCGATCGCAAAACGGCGGGCGAGACGGCGGTGCTCAACCGGTTCCAGGCGTTGCAGCAGTCGCTCAGCGGCGGCTACGACATCGCCGCCGGTGACCAGCAGGGCCTGCTGACCGTCACGGTCACCGGTGAAGAGGGGCCGCAGCCGGTGGCGGACGCGGCCCGCCGAGTCGCCGAACGTCTCGCCGAGCAGCGCGGATTCCTCAACGAGCGCTACCGGTCGATCTTCGCCGACTACCTGATCCGCGACCTCGCGGAACGGCTGCGCGGGCAGGTGACGGTGGCGGAAAACCTGTGCAAGCGGATGAACGAGGTGCTCGACGGCGCCCGCTCCAGCCAGGGCGTGCACGTGCAGCTGGAGTGGGAACCGTCGCCGTCGCTCGGCGACGACATCAAGCAGGCCATCGACCTGGTGCGCACTCCGTTCGCGGATCGCAGCGACGACCAGGATTCGTTGCTGCGCAAGGTGTTCACCGACCTCATCGAGGCCGAACGCGACAGCGCCTCCGGCGGCTACGCGGAGATCCTGTCGCGGGCGCTGGACTACCGCTCGTGGTTCGCGTTCACGGTGCGGGTGCGCGACGTCGGCCCGGAGGGCAAGCCTCGGGTGCGCCGGTTGCGGCAGCTGTCCTCCGGTGAGACGCGGCTGATCTCCTACGTGACGTTGTTCGCGGCGGCCGCCGCGTTCTACGACGCGGTCAGCGTGTCCTCCGGCGGGCGCGGTCCGTTGCGGCTGGTGCTGCTGGACGAGGCGTTCGAGCGGCTCGACGATCCGACGATCGCGCGGATGCTGGGGCTGCTGGTGGACCTGGACATGGACTGGCTGATCACCTGGCCCAGCGGGTGGGGCGTGTCGCCGAAGATCCCGAAGATGCACATCTACGACGTGCTGCGTCCGCGCAGCGGACACGGCATCGCCTGCACGCACACCACGTGGGACGGTCGGGGCATGGAGCGCTCCGATGGCTGA